A genome region from Salvia splendens isolate huo1 chromosome 19, SspV2, whole genome shotgun sequence includes the following:
- the LOC121778528 gene encoding uncharacterized protein LOC121778528 isoform X2, with product MDVWVVAAAAGAGYVVQHLKNLGRGKNKWVDSSSESRNGVRPQSSRSRHKLGDKTGPFNSVLSRKSNGEEMSNRERDKGCEAVSDLEITSTSGFEDDNMIMGSSLAQNPDVEDTQGDLESRLPLDSSGGFTSDMSPRRLSSEIVFSSSSSRRRRSGLKSRRFDSQSIKAQTSLQSCLMAQLYEACDESEEYARNSLGKPRLRPFLVTDGSRIISTAPCESLTEPIGTAGGERWVRKDGYSQVNSTVCGIPALPNIEPAEFGKRAKTREKQKHGFEGIHSSKASHGDHHANAQGTSNRALLFYFGLTLGVVSSFMANKQEVERMKSLLKQNENLVQDLQEELEMKDSLTVKELATDNYESNDVHNDYCTDDTVLPSSLKEKFDEESCHEKPEEQSLYAIEAELEVELQRLESSMNSSSLEGKLCNLSGFDPDFVSDFHEGKLRSRSFAAEFHGESDESRSSTPRSCPYPVSPRELSLRLHQVIQSRLEERIKELETALQNSQQKSKYMGSKHVHPWGELSGSGTRNSSTRGSPIARNGHEPMDEPVVISLSGEALAAYNEAYDVFTKVSESDEEDFQAGFENGCHAEHDLNEVQETVLDQRTEEDLYSPQNNALGCRRDEGEDCDEDDEIERLLIKQIVEKAKQGSPAVLKAQREFLLLDIENEH from the exons ATGGATGTTTGGGTGGTTGCTGCAGCTGCTGGTGCTGGTTATGTAGTTCAGCATCTTAAGAATCTCGGTAGGGGTAAGAATAAATGGGTAGATTCGTCGTCTGAGAGTCGTAATGGTGTTAGACCTCAGTCCTCCCGTAGTAGACACAAGCTCGGGGACAAGACGGGTCCATTCAACAGTGTGTTGTCGAGGAAAAGTAATGGGGAGGAAATGTCCAACAGAGAAAGAGACAAGGGTTGTGAAGCTGTTTCCGACCTTGAAATCACTTCTACTAGTGGATTTGAAGATGATAACATGATAATGGGAAGCTCTTTAGCTCAGAATCCGGACGTTGAAGACACTCAAGGGGATTTGGAAAGTAGATTACCTTTAGACAGTAGTGGAGGTTTTACTAGTGATATGTCACCTCGTCGTTTATCAAGTGAGATAGTGTTTTCCTCTAGTTCTAGTAGGAGAAGGAGAAGTGGCCTGAAGAGTCGGAGATTTGATAGTCAATCCATAAAGGCACAGACTTCTCTCCAGAGTTGTCTTATGGCCCAGTTGTACGAGGCATGCGATGAAAGTGAAGAATATGCGCGCAATTCATTGGGGAAACCACGTTTGAGGCCATTTCTTGTCACTGATGGAAGTAGGATAATTAGCACAGCACCGTGTGAATCCCTCACTGAACCAATTGGAACAGCAGGAGGGGAACGGTGGGTAAGGAAGGATGGGTACTCACAAGTAAATTCGACTGTATGTGGCATTCCAGCACTGCCTAATATCGAACCTGCAGAGTTTGGGAAGAGAGCTAAAACTAGAGAGAAACAGAAGCATGGGTTTGAAGGAATTCACTCTAGCAAAGCTTCCCATGGTGATCACCACGCCAATGCACAAG GAACATCCAACAGGGCTCTTCTTTTCTATTTCGGCCTAACGTTGGGTGTAGTATCTTCTTTCATGGCAAACAAACAAGAAGTCGAACGGATGAAAAGCTTGTTGAAGCAGAATGAGAATCTGGTCCAAGATCTACAGGAGGAACTTGAGATGAAAGATTCCTTAACTGTAAAGGAGCTTGCTACAGATAATTACGAATCAAATGATGTACATAATGATTATTGCACCGATGATACAGTGCTTCCTTCATCTCTGAAAGAGAAATTTGATGAAGAATCTTGCCATGAGAAGCCCGAGGAGCAATCATTATATGCAATCGAAGCAGAGCTTGAAGTGGAGCTGCAGAGATTGGAATCAAGCATGAACTCATCCAGTTTGGAAGGGAAACTTTGCAATCTATCAGGG TTTGATCCAGACTTTGTATCAGATTTTCACGAGGGAAAGTTGAGGTCTCGCTCGTTTGCTGCCGAGTTTCATGGTGAGAGTGATGAAAGCCGAAGCTCCACCCCACGCTCTTGCCCGTATCCAGTGTCCCCTAGAGAGCTGAGTTTGCGTCTGCATCAAGTCATCCAATCAAGACTAGAAGAACGGATAAAGGAGCTTGAGACGGCGCTTCAGAACAGTCAGCAGAAGTCGAAGTACATGGGATCCAAGCATGTCCATCCCTGGGGGGAGCTATCAGGCTCTGGAACACGAAACTCTTCTACACGCGGCAGCCCAATTGCTAGAAACGGACACGAGCCCATGGATGAACCTGTCGTCATCAGTTTATCAGGGGAAGCACTGGCTGCCTACAACGAGGCCTATGACGTGTTCACAAAGGTCTCTGAATCAGACGAAGAAGATTTCCAAGCTGGGTTCGAGAATGGATGTCATGCCGAGCATGATTTGAATGAGGTTCAGGAAACAGTGCTTGATCAGCGAACGGAGGAAGATCTTTATTCCCCGCAGAACAATGCCTTGGGCTGCAGAAGGGACGAAGGCGAAGATTGTGACGAGGACGACGAGATAGAGAGACTGTTGATAAAGCAAATAGTAGAGAAAGCCAAACAAGGCTCTCCTGCAGTTTTGAAAGCTCAAAGAGAATTTTTGTTGTTGGATATTGAAAATGAACATTGA
- the LOC121778380 gene encoding 60S ribosomal protein L44, which produces MVNVPKTKKTYCKSKECKKHTLHKVTQYKKGKDSLAAQGKRRYDRKQSGYGGQTKPVFHKKAKTTKKIVLRLQCQGCKHVSQHPIKRCKHFEIGGDKKGKGTSLF; this is translated from the exons ATG GTGAACGTTCCAAAAACAAAGAAGACTTACTGCAAGTCAAAGGAGTGCAAGAAGCACACCTTGCATAAGGTCACCCAGTATAAGAAGGGAAAGGACAGCTTAGCCGCTCAAGGGAAGAGGCGTTATGATCGCAAGCAGTCAGGCTATGGTGGCCAGACCAAGCCCGTCTTCCACAAGAAG GCCAAAACAACCAAGAAGATTGTGTTGAGGCTGCAGTGCCAGGGCTGCAAGCATGTCTCCCAACACCCGATCAAG AGATGCAAGCATTTCGAAATCGGTGGGGACAAAAAGGGCAAGGGAACTTCCCTCTTCTAA
- the LOC121778528 gene encoding uncharacterized protein LOC121778528 isoform X1 — protein MDVWVVAAAAGAGYVVQHLKNLGRGKNKWVDSSSESRNGVRPQSSRSRHKLGDKTGPFNSVLSRKSNGEEMSNRERDKGCEAVSDLEITSTSGFEDDNMIMGSSLAQNPDVEDTQGDLESRLPLDSSGGFTSDMSPRRLSSEIVFSSSSSRRRRSGLKSRRFDSQSIKAQTSLQSCLMAQLYEACDESEEYARNSLGKPRLRPFLVTDGSRIISTAPCESLTEPIGTAGGERWVRKDGYSQVNSTVCGIPALPNIEPAEFGKRAKTREKQKHGFEGIHSSKASHGDHHANAQGGTSNRALLFYFGLTLGVVSSFMANKQEVERMKSLLKQNENLVQDLQEELEMKDSLTVKELATDNYESNDVHNDYCTDDTVLPSSLKEKFDEESCHEKPEEQSLYAIEAELEVELQRLESSMNSSSLEGKLCNLSGFDPDFVSDFHEGKLRSRSFAAEFHGESDESRSSTPRSCPYPVSPRELSLRLHQVIQSRLEERIKELETALQNSQQKSKYMGSKHVHPWGELSGSGTRNSSTRGSPIARNGHEPMDEPVVISLSGEALAAYNEAYDVFTKVSESDEEDFQAGFENGCHAEHDLNEVQETVLDQRTEEDLYSPQNNALGCRRDEGEDCDEDDEIERLLIKQIVEKAKQGSPAVLKAQREFLLLDIENEH, from the exons ATGGATGTTTGGGTGGTTGCTGCAGCTGCTGGTGCTGGTTATGTAGTTCAGCATCTTAAGAATCTCGGTAGGGGTAAGAATAAATGGGTAGATTCGTCGTCTGAGAGTCGTAATGGTGTTAGACCTCAGTCCTCCCGTAGTAGACACAAGCTCGGGGACAAGACGGGTCCATTCAACAGTGTGTTGTCGAGGAAAAGTAATGGGGAGGAAATGTCCAACAGAGAAAGAGACAAGGGTTGTGAAGCTGTTTCCGACCTTGAAATCACTTCTACTAGTGGATTTGAAGATGATAACATGATAATGGGAAGCTCTTTAGCTCAGAATCCGGACGTTGAAGACACTCAAGGGGATTTGGAAAGTAGATTACCTTTAGACAGTAGTGGAGGTTTTACTAGTGATATGTCACCTCGTCGTTTATCAAGTGAGATAGTGTTTTCCTCTAGTTCTAGTAGGAGAAGGAGAAGTGGCCTGAAGAGTCGGAGATTTGATAGTCAATCCATAAAGGCACAGACTTCTCTCCAGAGTTGTCTTATGGCCCAGTTGTACGAGGCATGCGATGAAAGTGAAGAATATGCGCGCAATTCATTGGGGAAACCACGTTTGAGGCCATTTCTTGTCACTGATGGAAGTAGGATAATTAGCACAGCACCGTGTGAATCCCTCACTGAACCAATTGGAACAGCAGGAGGGGAACGGTGGGTAAGGAAGGATGGGTACTCACAAGTAAATTCGACTGTATGTGGCATTCCAGCACTGCCTAATATCGAACCTGCAGAGTTTGGGAAGAGAGCTAAAACTAGAGAGAAACAGAAGCATGGGTTTGAAGGAATTCACTCTAGCAAAGCTTCCCATGGTGATCACCACGCCAATGCACAAGGTG GAACATCCAACAGGGCTCTTCTTTTCTATTTCGGCCTAACGTTGGGTGTAGTATCTTCTTTCATGGCAAACAAACAAGAAGTCGAACGGATGAAAAGCTTGTTGAAGCAGAATGAGAATCTGGTCCAAGATCTACAGGAGGAACTTGAGATGAAAGATTCCTTAACTGTAAAGGAGCTTGCTACAGATAATTACGAATCAAATGATGTACATAATGATTATTGCACCGATGATACAGTGCTTCCTTCATCTCTGAAAGAGAAATTTGATGAAGAATCTTGCCATGAGAAGCCCGAGGAGCAATCATTATATGCAATCGAAGCAGAGCTTGAAGTGGAGCTGCAGAGATTGGAATCAAGCATGAACTCATCCAGTTTGGAAGGGAAACTTTGCAATCTATCAGGG TTTGATCCAGACTTTGTATCAGATTTTCACGAGGGAAAGTTGAGGTCTCGCTCGTTTGCTGCCGAGTTTCATGGTGAGAGTGATGAAAGCCGAAGCTCCACCCCACGCTCTTGCCCGTATCCAGTGTCCCCTAGAGAGCTGAGTTTGCGTCTGCATCAAGTCATCCAATCAAGACTAGAAGAACGGATAAAGGAGCTTGAGACGGCGCTTCAGAACAGTCAGCAGAAGTCGAAGTACATGGGATCCAAGCATGTCCATCCCTGGGGGGAGCTATCAGGCTCTGGAACACGAAACTCTTCTACACGCGGCAGCCCAATTGCTAGAAACGGACACGAGCCCATGGATGAACCTGTCGTCATCAGTTTATCAGGGGAAGCACTGGCTGCCTACAACGAGGCCTATGACGTGTTCACAAAGGTCTCTGAATCAGACGAAGAAGATTTCCAAGCTGGGTTCGAGAATGGATGTCATGCCGAGCATGATTTGAATGAGGTTCAGGAAACAGTGCTTGATCAGCGAACGGAGGAAGATCTTTATTCCCCGCAGAACAATGCCTTGGGCTGCAGAAGGGACGAAGGCGAAGATTGTGACGAGGACGACGAGATAGAGAGACTGTTGATAAAGCAAATAGTAGAGAAAGCCAAACAAGGCTCTCCTGCAGTTTTGAAAGCTCAAAGAGAATTTTTGTTGTTGGATATTGAAAATGAACATTGA
- the LOC121779480 gene encoding putative late blight resistance protein homolog R1A-3: protein MAAYGALVSLMHIIDTLEKHPSPPISIDEKQVQSLTQNITFLQEFLDCYISPFADSHEADPLERRIADAVYAAEDVIESRIVDQIHSGSTIVEDHDFYHNLQKVIEEMDLINKEVKSIAVEAQTKQKPVAAFSASSPTVKENVIVGSDEVFLEVLDKLTSDQLNRQIIPITGMGGIGKTTLAMKLFENALVKDRFDIRAWTTISQTYNVRETLREVLFRASGGDSSSDLSENELGEKLHKFLFGRRYLVIIDDMWSIEAWEKIKNFFPDNQNGSRIIVTTRLSDLSSKLNETCIIGMKFLDEASSWDLFCKTVFGKVSCPIELEKIGKNIVANCKGLPLSTATIGGLLAKSERTKECWERIEQNLNSIVINSNDGFCLKIVRMSYIYLPNYLKPCFLYMGVFKEDYRIRVSMLEKLWVSEGFLKPRNGKCLETLAQEYFKELVDRNLVLVDELGSTGNVKYCKIHDLLRDMCLKEAEKERFYHVTRDDPPASISERRVVLKTAGLLGSLSHTRSIICEYDETSSEDKTASEDDKVLLTRNLRLLRTFRAYVSAFNNNDYFLENVFELVNSRYLAIRVHDESRFSSSIGLLWNLQTLIIRSSPPNNLHVPNEIWKLHQLRHLEFRIRELILPDPSGSEAVVMENLQTLRGVTNLLLNEEMVKRIPNVKKLRLTRTSNQMEGENYLHCLSKLENFYFSIFRDCDDFLLRIKFPNSIKKLFVSAIYATELEHILPKFGSLPLLEKLVLKNGVFKTGKWETIEGQFQKLKFLQLFGCRGLVNWIVSDSSHFPLLQKLTLEYLSELEEIPSEVGEIATLKSISLDKCSEAAVASAKKIVEEHEDLFGEQLDLLVMRR from the coding sequence ATGGCTGCTTATGGAGCTCTGGTTTCTCTTATGCATATCATCGATACCCTCGAGAAACATCCTTCTCCTCCCATTTCTATCGACGAAAAACAAGTTcaatccctcactcaaaacatTACCTTCTTGCAGGAGTTTCTTGATTGCTATATTTCCCCTTTTGCTGATAGCCACGAAGCGGATCCATTAGAGCGTCGCATTGCTGATGCAGTTTACGCAGCTGAGGATGTTATCGAATCCCGTATTGTGGATCAAATTCACAGTGGATCCACAATCGTTGAAGATCATGACTTCTATCACAATCTACAGAAAGTGATAGAAGAAATGGATCTGATCAACAAAGAGGTGAAGAGCATTGCTGTTGAAGCTCAGACCAAGCAGAAGCCCGTTGCTGCCTTCTCGGCGTCTTCTCCCACTGTGAAAGAGAACGTGATCGTGGGCTCTGACGAGGTGTTTCTTGAAGTTTTGGATAAGCTCACCAGTGATCAACTCAACCGCCAGATCATCCCCATCACGGGGATGGGTGGCATTGGTAAGACCACTCTTGCCATGAAACTATTCGAGAATGCACTTGTTAAGGATCGTTTTGATATTCGTGCTTGGACTACAATCTCTCAAACTTATAATGTTAGAGAAACACTTAGAGAAGTTCTTTTTCGAGCTAGTGGAGGAGATTCAAGTAGTGAtctgagtgagaatgagttggGAGAAAAATTACACAAGTTTCTGTTCGGTAGGAGATATCTCGTAATAATAGATGATATGTGGAGCATAGAGGCGTGGGAGAAGATAAAAAATTTCTTTCCTGATAACCAAAATGGGAGTCGAATAATCGTAACAACTAGGCTGTCTGActtgagttctaagttgaacGAGACTTGTATAATTGGCATGAAATTTCTAGATGAGGCTAGTAGTTGGGATTTATTTTGTAAGACCGTGTTCGGGAAAGTAAGTTGTCCAATTGAGTTGGAGAAGATTGGAAAGAATATTGTAGCAAATTGTAAAGGACTTCCTTTATCAACTGCTACAATAGGAGGTCTATTGGCAAAATCTGAGCGCACAAAAGAATGTTGGGAGCGTATAGAgcaaaatttaaattcaattgtTATTAACAGTAACGATGGATTTTGCTTGAAAATAGTGAGGATGAGCTATATCTATCTGCCGAACTATTTAAAGCCATGCTTTTTGTATATGGGTGTTTTTAAGGAAGATTACCGTATCCGTGTGTCAATGCTTGAGAAGTTATGGGTTTCTGAAGGATTTTTAAAACCAAGGAATGGAAAATGTTTGGAAACACTTGCGCAAGAGTATTTTAAGGAATTGGTTGATAGAAATCTCGTTTTAGTTGATGAATTGGGGTCTACTGGAAACGTTAAGTATTGTAAAATTCATGATTTGTTGAGAGATATGTGTTTAAAAGAAGCTGAAAAGGAAAGATTTTACCATGTTACAAGAGATGATCCTCCAGCCAGTATTAGCGAACGTCGAGTCGTTCTTAAAACTGCAGGGTTGTTAGGATCTTTGTCACATACTCGCTCCATAATATGTGAGTACGACGAAACATCAAGTGAGGATAAGACAGCAAGTGAGGATGATAAAGTTCTTCTGACTCGCAATCTTAGATTGTTGAGGACATTCAGGGCATATGTTTCTGCTTTTAACAATAATGATTATTTCCTAGAGAATGTGTTTGAATTGGTGAACTCACGGTACCTTGCTATCCGTGTTCATGATGAGTCCAGATTCTCTAGTTCAATTGGTCTCCTTTGGAATCTACAGACATTGATTATTCGTTCATCCCCTCCGAACAATCTTCATGTACCAAACGAAATTTGGAAACTGCATCAACTTCGGCATCTTGAATTTAGGATACGCGAATTGATTCTCCCAGATCCTTCTGGTAGTGAGGCTGTTGTCATGGAGAATCTGCAGACACTCAGAGGAGTGACGAATTTGTTATTGAATGAGGAGATGGTTAAAAGAATTCCTAATGTGAAGAAATTGCGTCTAACTCGCACTTCGAATCAAATGGAGGGAGAAAATTATCTTCATTGCTTGAGTAAATTGGAAAACTTTTACTTCTCCATCTTTCGAGATTGTGATGACTTTTTGCTGAGGATTAAGTTCCCCAACTCTATCAAGAAGTTGTTTGTTAGCGCCATTTATGCCACGGAGTTGGAACACATATTGCCTAAATTCGGTTCATTACCTCTTCTTGAGAAGCTCGTATTAAAAAATGGTGTCTTCAAAACAGGCAAGTGGGAAACAATTGAAGGCCAGTTCCAGAAGCTCAAGTTTCTACAGTTGTTTGGATGTAGAGGTCTAGTAAATTGGATTGTGTCAGACAGCTCCCACTTTCCACTTCTCCAGAAGCTTACTCTCGAATATTTATCCGAACTCGAGGAAATCCCATCTGAAGTTGGAGAAATAGCAACGCTGAAATCGATTTCGTTGGATAAGTGTAGTGAAGCAGCTGTGGCGTCAGCGAAAAAGATAGTAGAAGAACATGAGGATCTATTTGGAGAGCAATTAGACCTTCTTGTCATGCGGAGATAG
- the LOC121778159 gene encoding phosphoserine phosphatase, chloroplastic-like, which translates to MESLMCARINLTPVRSLCGCKNNPIHVPLLAPRVTRRMLVSPTVVMGSPKSFNLVAASIQPVENSATSRFDNTLPSKEILDVWRNANAVCFDVDSTVCVDEGIDELAEFCGAGEAVAEWTARAMGGSVPFEQALAARLSLFSPSQSRVQEFLEKRPPRLSPGIEALVKKLHEKNKTVYLVSGGFRQMINPIATLLGIPLENVYANQLLFGSSGEFSGFDPKEPTSRSGGKAVAVQQIRKARGFKSLVMIGDGATDLEARKPGGADLFVCYAGVVLREPVAAKADWLVFNFKDLINSLD; encoded by the exons ATGGAGAGTTTGATGTGTGCTCGGATCAATTTGACTCCGGTTCGCTCTCTCTGTGGTTGCAAAAACAACCCAATACACGTTCCTTTATTGGCTCCCAGAGTTACAAGGAGAATGTTGGTTTCTCCAACTGTGGTAATGGGAAGCCCAAAATCATTCAATTTGGTTGCTGCTTCTATTCAGCCAGTGGAGAACTCAGCAACGAGCCGTTTTGACAATACGTTACCTTCTAAAG AGATCCTTGATGTGTGGAGAAATGCCAATGCTGTATGCTTCGACGTGGATAGCACTGTGTGTGTGGACGAGGGAATCGATGAGCTGGCAGAGTtctgtggagccggagaggctgTTGCAGAATGGACTGCCAG GGCAATGGGTGGTTCTGTTCCTTTCGAGCAAGCACTGGCTGCCAGATTATCTCTTTTTAGCCCATCCCAGTCCCGGGTTCAGGAGTTCCTCGAGAAGAGACCTCCAAG GCTCTCGCCTGGAATTGAGGCGCTTGTGAAGAAGCTGCATGAAAAGAACAAAACTGTCTATCTTGTCTCTGGAGGATTTCGTCAAATGATAAAC CCCATTGCTACACTCCTTGGGATACCACTCGAGAACGTATACGCCAATCAACTTCTATTTGGAAGCTCTGGGGAGTTTTCGGGTTTTGATCCCAAAGAGCCTACTTCAAGAAGTGGAGGGAAAGCCGTTGCTGTTCAGCAGATTAGGAAG GCCCGAGGCTTCAAGTCTTTAGTCATGATTGGAGACGGCGCAACTGATCTTGAG GCTCGGAAGCCCGGTGGGGCCGACTTGTTCGTATGCTACGCCGGAGTTGTGCTCCGAGAGCCGGTTGCAGCTAAAGCTGATTGGCTGGTCTTCAATTTCAAAGACTTGATCAACTCACTAGACTAG